The following nucleotide sequence is from Mycobacterium sp. Z3061.
TACACGCCCGACGGTAACCGCGAGTTCCTCGACGGCAAGGAAATGATCGAAACGTTCGTCCTGACAGCGGCTTTGGGGGCGGTGACCACGACGCTGCGGTTCAACTTCTTCGTCCTCAAGCTGCCGGTGCGGCACCCGGCGCTGACGGCCAAGCAGGCCGGATCACTGGCCGCGTTGATCGGCAACCGGGTGGGCCTGGGCGTAGGCACCAGCCCGTGGCCGGAAGACTACGAGCTGATGGGTTTGCCATTCGCCAAGCGGGGCAAGCGAATCGACGAATGCATCGAGATCGTGCAGGGGCTGACCACCGGCGATTATTTCGAATTCCACGGCGAGTTCTACGACATTCCCAAGACGAAGATGAGTCCGGCTCCGTCGCAGCCGATCCCGATCCTGGTGGGTGGTCACGCCGACGCCGCGCTACGACGGGCGGCGCGACTCGACGGCTGGATGCACGGCGGTGGCAGCGACCCGGCCGAGCTCGACCGACTTATCGCTCGCGTCAGGCAGTTTCGCGAGGAGGAGGGCAAGACCGGTCCGTTCGAGATCCACGTCATCTCCGCAGACGCCTACACCGTCGACGGGATCAGGCGCCTCGAGGACAAGGGTGTCACCGATGTCATCGTGGGCTTCCGCTGGCCCTACATCAAGGGACCGGACCTCGAGCCGCTGGACGTCAAAATCCGGCACCTGGAGAAGTACGCCGACAAGGTGATGTCGAAAGTCTAGTTCTCACAGCGGGTCCCATTTCGGGGCGCGCTTCTCGCGGTGCGCCAGCGCGGCCTCGGTGGGATTGTTGGTGAAGCCGGTCAGGATCTGGGTGCGGTTCTCGATCTCGATGGCGTGCCGCAGACTCGGCGCGTCCAGCGCCGCATTGAGCCCGATCTTGGTCTGCCAGACGCCGAATGCGTTGTTCGCGGCGATCTCGCGCGCCTTGTTCAGCGCGGCGGTCATGAGGTCGTCGGGTGAAACCACTTCGTGGACGAGCCTGATGCGGTAGGCCTCCTCCGCGTCGATGATGCGACCGGTCAGCATCAGTTCGCGCGCGACACCGGCGCCAACGATCTTGGGCAGCAGATAACTGGTACCCATGTCCATCGACGAGAAGCCGGCCTTGATGAACACCGAGCCGAACCGCGCATTCTCGGAAGCGATCCGGATGTCGGAATGCAGTGCGAACGCCAGCCCGCCCCCGACCGCGACGCCGTTCACCGCGGCGATCACCGGAATGGGCAGCTCGTACATCCGGAGGTAGAGCTCGGCCAGCCGCACTTGGGCGTCGTAGGTGACCTTGAACGGCGGTGTAGCCGGTTTGACGTCGGTCCAGGCTGCACCGGTGCCGCTCAGGTCCGCCCCCGCGCAGAACCCGCGGCCGGCTCCGGTCAGGATCGCGACCCGAAAGTCACCGTGGCTCAACGTGTTCAGCGCCTCGTCAACCCCGT
It contains:
- a CDS encoding TIGR03619 family F420-dependent LLM class oxidoreductase; translation: MRFSYAESMTDPAFYIPLAKAAETAGYHSMTIADSLAYPYESDSKYPYTPDGNREFLDGKEMIETFVLTAALGAVTTTLRFNFFVLKLPVRHPALTAKQAGSLAALIGNRVGLGVGTSPWPEDYELMGLPFAKRGKRIDECIEIVQGLTTGDYFEFHGEFYDIPKTKMSPAPSQPIPILVGGHADAALRRAARLDGWMHGGGSDPAELDRLIARVRQFREEEGKTGPFEIHVISADAYTVDGIRRLEDKGVTDVIVGFRWPYIKGPDLEPLDVKIRHLEKYADKVMSKV
- a CDS encoding enoyl-CoA hydratase/isomerase family protein translates to MAPEPAVTMETLEDDIACITLNRPRLLNAIDGSLIDGVDEALNTLSHGDFRVAILTGAGRGFCAGADLSGTGAAWTDVKPATPPFKVTYDAQVRLAELYLRMYELPIPVIAAVNGVAVGGGLAFALHSDIRIASENARFGSVFIKAGFSSMDMGTSYLLPKIVGAGVARELMLTGRIIDAEEAYRIRLVHEVVSPDDLMTAALNKAREIAANNAFGVWQTKIGLNAALDAPSLRHAIEIENRTQILTGFTNNPTEAALAHREKRAPKWDPL